From a single Pochonia chlamydosporia 170 chromosome Unknown PCv3seq00010, whole genome shotgun sequence genomic region:
- a CDS encoding MFS transporter, DHA1 family, multidrug resistance protein (similar to Metarhizium robertsii ARSEF 23 XP_007825677.1), whose amino-acid sequence MSIDEETTFLQAEDEEGSCITTSSPHYTADHDDIFGSSGSPMDWPTPFKWRTVAMLAFAAFTVSFNSISIFPIANFVVHDLAADHVTKADTVLMVTIWELGEAVGALLIAPLSEMFGRYHLYNACNVVFIMGATATALSQSTTVFIMARALTGMAVASNVLNPAIIGDIYPSEQRGSAMSVIMLATLAGGNLGPALGGIISQILGWRAVVWIGVTLAVACELVFLTCFKETYRAHVSQRDNAKLLTESSYAFDGTAGLDKNLSGLRTAVMRPARLLYGSGVLACLALFGSVIFSFFYDVLVTLPSVLEETYDLSPAAVGSSFLANGIGSFIGIMISKMYLDKIYVKLRAANNGVGQPEYRLPVAIIGAFMLPPAVALYGWCAETQLPLTLLLLSVVAMRLSLMLAIVPLMTYIVDAFGLYSASAMSGVIVLRCLACAFLSLTTVQITEFLGDGWGFTLLGAVCMVLALIPVMILRYGQHWRQRCRYTSLSQDSTEHLPVACIEG is encoded by the exons ATGTCCATCGACGAAGAGACAACCTTTTTACAAgccgaagatgaggaaggaTCTTGTATCACAACAAGCAGCCCACATTATACTGCCGACCATGATGATATCTTTGGCAGTTCGGGCAGTCCAATGGATTGGCCAACGCCATTCAAATGGCGGACCGTGGCCATGCTAGCCTTTGCAGCGTTTACAGT ATCATTTAATTCCATCTCCATATTCCCAATAGCAAACTTTGTGGTCCACGATCTAGCCGCTGATCACGTAACCAAGGCGGATACAGTACTCATGGTCACGATATGGGAGCTTGGCGAAGCTGTAGGGGCGCTTCTCATCGCACCCCTGTCTGAGATGTTCGGGCGATATCATCTGTACAACGCATGCAACGTGGTCTTCATTATGGGAGCAACGGCAACAGCGCTCTCACAGAGCACGACAGTGTTCATAATGGCGCGGGCGCTTACAGGCATGGCAGTGGCATCGAATGTGTTGAACCCAGCCATTATCGGAGATATATACCCATCGGAGCAGAGAGGCTCTGCCATGAGTGTCATCATGCTCGCTACGCTTGCGGGCGGTAATCTGGGTCCAGCCCTGGGCGGAATCATCTCGCAAATTCTCGGTTGGCGCGCTGTGGTTTGGATAGGCGTTACTCTCGCCGTGGCCTGTGAACTGGTGTTCCTAACGTGTTTCAAAGAGACATATCGCGCTCATGTTTCCCAGAGAGACAACGCCAAGCTTCTCACGGAGTCTAGTTACGCCTTTGATGGAACGGCTGGCTTGGACAAGAATCTATCCGGTCTGCGAACTGCGGTGATGCGGCCTGCCCGTTTGCTCTACGGCTCTGGCGTGTTGGCGTGCCTGGCCTTATTTGGGTCCGTCATATTCTCCTTCTTTTATGATGTCCTCGTGACTCTTCCAAGTGTTTTGGAAGAGACATATGACCTGTCACCGGCGGCGGTAGGGTcatccttcttggcaaaCG GAATCGGTTCCTTCATTGGTATTATGATTTCCAAAATGTACTTGGACAAGATCTATGTCAAACTAAGAGCGGCCAACAACGGTGTCGGACAACCAGAATATCGGCTCCCCGTAGCCATCATCGGCGCCTTCATGTTGCCCCCGGCGGTAGCACTTTACGGTTGGTGTGCAGAAACCCAGCTTCCACTTACACTGCTTCTTCTGTCTGTGGTTGCGATGCGCCTGTCCCTGATGCTCGCCATCGTGCCACTCATGACATATATTGTCGATGCATTTGGTCTCTACTCGGCGTCTGCAATGAGTGGCGTCATCGTGCTTCGGTGCCTTGCATGCGCCTTTCTATCACTTACCACTGTTCAAATAACTGAATTTCTCGGCGACGGCTGGGGATTCACCTTGCTCGGAGCTGTGTGCATGGTTCTCGCCCTGATTCCAGTCATGATACTGCGGTATGGCCAGCACTGGAGGCAACGGTGTAGATATACCAGCCTTTCCCAGGATTCTACAGAACATCTCCCAGTTGCCTGCATCGAAGGATAG
- a CDS encoding anamorsin (similar to Metarhizium robertsii ARSEF 23 XP_007825676.1), with translation MAPHPILIDTADDFAPMPSAFPPVANPAKRNLLLAPPSVAAHEEKLREIFTAFDRANTDLQMLDRLSAGFVSLPAATYDLVLVLTDADGSRTAASAQLLNRQLFASLVPAIKVGGRLQFQDGQPGATESKEAILAGLIAKDGHFEKQEEEEVVIPLRFGKKKTPAPVQKFDFSKLDDDDDELIDEDNLLGEEDLKRRPQAPVECQPQKRRRPCKDCTCGLAAKFEAEEKERRSQADAGLEAIKLDTNDLNELDFTVKGKTGSCNNCSLGDAFRCSTCPFIGLPAFKPGEEVRIMNEVQL, from the exons ATGGCTCCTCATCCAATCCTCATTGATACCGCGGACGACTTTGCGCCGATGCCGTCCGCTTTCCCTCCCGTGGCGAACCCCGCGAAGCGCAATCTGCTCCTTGCCCCCCCGTCTGTCGCGGCGCACGAGGAGAAGCTACGCGAAATCTTCACGGCTTTCGACCGGGCAAATACCGACTTGCAGATGCTAGACCGGCTCTCTGCTGGATTTGTGTCTCTACCTGCCGCTACATACGACTTGGTCCTCGTTCTTACCGATGCTGATGGATCACGTACTGCCGCGTCTGCCCAATTGCTGAACCGTCAGCTGTTTGCTTCTCTGGTTCCCGCCATCAAAGTGGGAGGTAGATTGCAGTTCCAAGATGGCCAACCGGGCGCGACGGAGTCCAAAGAGGCAATTCTCGCCGGCCTGATTGCCAAGGATGGCCATTTCGAGaagcaagaggaggaggaagttgtcATTCCTCTGCGATTCGGCAAGAAAAAGACGCCAGCGCCTGTGCAAAAGTTTGACTTCAGTAAGctggacgatgatgacgatgagctgATCGATGAGGATAACCTGCTTGGCGAGGAGGACCTAAAGCGACGTCCACAAGCGC CCGTCGAATGTCAGCCGCAGAAGCGCCGTCGTCCCTGCAAGGATTGCACTTGTGGCTTAGCCGCGAAATTCGAAGCcgaagaaaaagagagacGATCCCAAGCGGATGCTGGCCTCGAGGCCATCAAGCTCGATACAAACGACCTGAACGAACTCGATTTTACtgtcaagggcaagacggGCTCGTGCAACAACTGCTCGCTGGGAGATGCATTCAGATGCTCCACTTGTCCGTTCATCGGACTGCCAGCATTCAAGCCAGGCGAGGAGGTGCGCATTATGAACGAAGTACAACTGTAA
- a CDS encoding MFS transporter (similar to Neosartorya fischeri NRRL 181 XP_001263525.1), translated as MIFGQKKEVVEIEKVEHDEALNKGPAVQRDYSGASKKTDPREIALVRKLDMWIMPVLWLMYWLNYLDRNAIALARLSSLEKDLNLTSSQYQTCVSILFAGYVAAGIPSNMVVTRVRPSLWMSSCMAVWAVISGLTAISKNYTGLLLTRFFLGITEAPYYPGALYILATFYTRKELATRISILYTGNILATAFAGLIALGIFQMDGMAGIAGWQWLFIIQGAVTLVIAIAGYFLLPDEPLTTKWLTEEERALAHERTQRDTVDNAGQTTSWKGVLTAAKDPKVWLFAFMQHCHLGANGFKNFFPTAVQTLGFNQTITLVLTCPPYLIAGAISIAWSWSSGRWNERTWHITIAKAVAIFGFILGCVTLNTGARYFSMVVFSIGTYAVNSIILGWVSATCSQTKEKKAASLAIVNSCANASFIWTPYLWPKSDEPRYVMAMSSSAALSVATALGAWGMRVWLKRENKKIRASEDETTVRYAY; from the exons ATGATCTTTGGGCAGAAGAAAGAGGTAGTGGAGATAGAGAAGGTGGAACATGATGAAGCTTTGAACAAAGGTCCCGCCGTCCAGCGTGACTATTCTGGGGCAAGCAAAAAGACTGATCCAAGGGAAATTGCCCTGGTCCGAAAGCTGGACATGTGGATTATGCCGGTGTTGTGGCTCATGTATTGGCTTAACTATCTG GATCGGAACGCAATTGCACTTGCAAGACTAAGTTCTCTTGAGAAGGACCTGAATCTTACTTCATCACAATACCAAACCTGCGTTTCTATCCTGTTTGCCGGATATGTGGCAGCCGGTATTCCGTCCAATATGGTCGTGACGAGAGTCCGACCAAGCTTGTGGATGTCATCTTGCATGGCCGTATGGGCTGTGATCAGTGGTCTCACAGCCATTAGCAAGAACTACACTGGTTTGCTCCTCACTCGCTTCTTCCTCGGTATCACGGAAGCACCGTACTATCCAGGAGCGCTTTATATCCTCGCCACTTTCTACACACGCAAGGAACTTGCAACACGAATTTCTATCTTGTACACTGGAAATATTTTGGCGACCGCATTCGCTGGACTAATCGCCTTGGGAATATTCCagatggatggcatg GCAGGAATTGCGGGTTGGCAGTGGCTTTTCATTATCCAGGGCGCTGTAACTCTGGTCATCGCCATCGCAGGCTACTTTCTTTTGCCTGATGAACCATTGACAACGAAGTGGTTGACAGAGGAGGAACGGGCTCTCGCCCATGAGCGAACGCAGCGAGACACGGTAGACAACGCAGGCCAGACAACAAGCTGGAAGGGTGTcttgacagcagcaaaagaccCCAAAGTCTGGCTATTTGCCTTTATGCAACACTGCCATCTTGGTGCCAATGGGTTTAAGAATTTCTTCCCCACTGCTGTTCAAACGCTGGGTTTCAATCAAACCATCACCCTTGTCCTGACATGCCCTCCTTACCTTATTGCTGGAGCAATCTCAATTGCCTGGTCTTGGTCATCTGGAAGGTGGAATGAGAGAACATG GCACATTaccattgccaaagcagTCGCCATTTTCGGCTTCATTCTCGGCTGTGTTACGCTGAATACGGGAGCACGATATT TTTCCATGGTGGTCTTCTCAATTGGAACTTATGCCGTCAATAGCATCATCCTCGGCTGGGTCTCCGCGACGTGTTCccaaacaaaggaaaagaaggcaGCCTCACTAGCCATTGTCAATTCTTGTGCCAATGCGTCCTTTATCTGGACCCCTTACCTATGGCCCAAGTCTGATGAGCCTCGATATGTCATGGCCATGTCGTCGAGTGCTGCACTCAGTGTTGCAACCGCACTTGGAGCCTGGGGAATGAGAGTTTGGCTGAAGAGGGAAAATAAGAAGATTCGGGCATCTGAGGATGAGACAACTGTGCGCTATGCGTATTAA
- a CDS encoding major facilitator superfamily transporter (similar to Cordyceps militaris CM01 XP_006670668.1), giving the protein MEKAELEGGTMHAEDLKPVEGAYDDVLSPEEDKRLLHKIDRCLLPVMGLSYMFQFLDKTALGSTAILGLREDLHLTGQEYSWSSGIYYFGYIVASYPAAILMVRWHVGKTISASVLIWGVILMLTAVCTNAGGLLTERFFLGFTEAAIGPGLTVVISMWYKRSEQPLRHAAWYLGNTFAGIFGGLLAYGIGHINSISPWKAVFLILGGITVAWSFVIFFFLPDTPSKAWFLSKFDRTKAIIRVKENMTGIKNNEFKWAHCIEALLDIKSWFIVGMQITNSIPNGAVTTFSAIIIQSFGFSTFNTLLLTSINYLLQLFLVLIATGGSSYFHNTRTYWMAGNLAIAVAGAAMVRQLPSSMKWARLAGICMAGGYAANFPLIMSLMSGNFGGFTKKTTVNAMSFMAYCAGNIIGPQLFFERQAPTYNSGFLALIICLAAGFILCFALRFYLIWENSRRDKTTSAAQVEEFSEAQPGIMVNLMDKTDKEIPQFRYVY; this is encoded by the exons ATGGAAAAGGCGGAGCTCGAAGGCGGCACAATGCACGCCGAAGATCTCAAGCCTGTCGAGGGGGCTTATGATGATGTTCTCAGCCCAGAAGAGGACAAAAGACTGCTTCACAAGATTGATAGATG CTTGTTACCAGTGATGGGGTTATCATACATGTTCCAGTTCCTTGATAAGACTGCACTTGGCAGCACGGCTATTCTAGGTCTCCGGGAGGATCTGCACCTCACCGGACAGGAATACTCCTGGTCTAGCGGCATATACTACTTTGGATACATCGTGGCCTCGTACCCGGCGGCTATTTTGATGGTACGCTGGCATGTGGGCAAAACCATATCCGCCTCAGT TTTGATTTGGGGTGTTATTCTTATGCTTACAGCGGTCTGCACGAATGCCGGCGGTCTGCTGACGGAGAGATTCTTTCTTGGCTTCACTGAAGCCGCTATTGGGCCTGGGCTGACCGTCGTTATATCCATGTGGTACAAGCGGTCGGAGCAGCCCCTGCGTCACGCAGCTTGGTATCTCGGGAACACATTTGCTGGAATTTTTGGCGGCCTGCTTGCTTATGGCATTGgccacatcaacagcattTCCCCTTGGAAA GCCGTGTTCTTGATCTTGGGCGGCATCACAGTTGCCTGGTCATTCGttatcttcttcttccttcctGATACTCCATCAAAGGCCTGGTTCCTAAGCAAGTTTGACCGTACGAAGGCTATTATTCGAGTTAAGGAGAACATGACCGGTATAAAGAACAACGAGTTCAAGTGGGCACATTGTATCGAGGCACTCTTGGATATAAAGAGCTGGTTTATTGTCGGCATGCAAATCACCAATAGCATCCCTAACGGTGCTGTGACAACA TTTAGCGCCATCATTATTCAGTCATTTGGATTCAGCACCTTTAATACGCTGCTCCTTACAAGCATTAATTATCTTCTCCAGCTGTTCCTCGTCCTAATCGCCACTGGTGGATCTTCGTACTTCCACAACACCCGGACGTACTGGATGGCTGGTAACCTAGCTATAGCTGTTGCAGGTGCCGCTATGGTTCGCCAGCTTCCCTCAAGCATGAAGTGGGCTCGCCTCGCGGGAATCTGCATGGCAGGAGGATATGCCGCCAACTTTCCATTGATTATGTCTCTCATGTCTGGCAACTTTGGCGGCTTTACCAAGAAGACGACCGTAAATGCAATG AGCTTTATGGCCTATTGCGCTGGCAACATTATTGGACCGCAGTTGTTTTTTGAACGGCAAGCCCCGACGTATAACTCGGGATTCCTTGCGCTCATTATATGTCTTGCGGCTGGATTTATTCTATGCTTTGCCCTCCGCTTCTATCTCATTTGGGAGAATAGCCGTCGTGATAAAACCACTAGCGCGGCGCAAGTAGAGGAATTTAGTGAAGCACAGCCCGGAATCATGGTAAATCTTATGGATAAGACCGATAAGGAGATTCCTCAGTTCCGATACGTGTATTAG
- a CDS encoding dimethylaniline monooxygenase (similar to Talaromyces marneffei ATCC 18224 XP_002146652.1): MKSAKLDVKSVAVIGAGAAGAITVSALQAENYFERVRVFERRESAGGTWIHDQDPGPPRAVHPGKLPTEIDRPLQIPNDLPRVTAPCSQERWTLTPIYDTLTTNVPDIAMSFSDSKFPYGPFVPHYVAKQYIENYFAIHKTDYLLELNTTVEDLSSVPAGGRDAAAWKLTLRKYDPTRHVDIWWEEFFDAVVLANGHYSVPYVPQVEGLEQYIKKYPGRVSHSKFYRSPLVYESKRVIVVGNSASGHDVSTDLVTAAQHPVYVSRRSKSKWDGDDPPFGISWKPTIREYKQDGTVIFSDGTYLDNIDTIIYCTGYKASFPFWNEKTNKGSLWDYKRDRLVGSYQHTFFRDYPNLGIVGLPRTLTFRSFEYQAIALARLWSNRNSVALPPREIQEWWETEQDRKTRSRRGKFHDIPWENGETTEYLEYLFKIAGLGTIHGEGRIPPALGKEMVWAIEHIHKYPEPPTHEKNGVGEDEDEGESWLLVPDRRKDLFGFL, encoded by the exons ATGAAGAGCGCTAAATTAGACGTTAAGTCGGTTGCAGTTATAGGCGCCGGGGCAGCGG GTGCAATCACAGTTTCTGCATTACAAGCTGAGAACTACTTTGAAAGAGTTCGCGTTTTTGAACGTCGAGAATCAGCCGGAGGGACCTG GATACACGACCAAGACCCAGGTCCTCCTCGCGCCGTCCACCCCGGAAAGCTTCCCACTGAAATCGACCGACCGCTCCAAATTCCGAATGACTTGCCTCGGGTTACGGCTCCCTGCAGCCAAGAGCGCTGGACCTTGACACCAATTTATGATACTTTGAC aaCCAACGTACCTGACATAGCCATGAGCTTCTCAGACTCGAAATTCCCATACGGCCCTTTCGTACCGCACTACGTTGCCAAGCAGTATATTGAAAACTATTTCGCAATCCACAAAACCGACTACCTTTTAGAGCTTAATACCACCGTGGAAGATCTTTCAAGTGTGCCTGCAGGTGGTCGAGATGCCGCGGCTTGGAAGTTAACACTAAGAAAATACGACCCTACTAGACACGTGGATATTTGGTGGGAAGAATTCTTTGACGCTGTTGTCTTGGCGAATGGACACTACTCGGTTCCTTAT GTGCCGCAGGTTGAGGGTCTTGaacaatacatcaaaaaATACCCCGGCCGAGTATCACATTCCAAATTCTACCGCTCTCCTTTAGTCTATGAGTCTAAGAGGGTCATTGTGGTTGGAAACTCTGCATCCGGCCACGACGTCAGTACCGACTTGGTCACAGCAGCGCAGCATCCCGTGTATGTATCTCGACggtccaagtccaaatgGGACGGCGATGATCCTCCTTTCGGCATATCGTGGAAGCCGACTATAAGAGAATACAAGCAAGATGGCACAGTCATCTTCAGCGACGGCACATATCTGGATAACATCGACACAATTATCTACTGCACAGGGTACAAAGCCTCGTTTCCATTCTGGAACGAAAAGACCAATAAGGGATCATTGTGGGATTACAAGCGTGACAGATTAGTCGGGAGCTACCAGCATACCTTTTTTCGTGATTACCCAAACCTTGGGATCGTTGGTCTACCGAGGACTCTGACCTTCCGAAGCTTTGAATACCAAGCTATTGCACTGGCTAGACTCTGGTCGAATAGAAATTCAGTGGCTCTGCCTCCCCGTGAAATACAGGAATGGTGGGAAACCGAACAGGACAGGAAGACGAGATCGAGGCGCGGCAAGTTCCACGATATACCATGGGAAAATGGCGAGACGACAGAATACTTGGAGTATTTGTTCAAGATTGCCGGTCTCGGCACCATTCATGGCGAAGGCAGGATTCCACCAGCGTTGGGTAAAGAGATGGTATGGGCGATAGAACATATACACAAATACCCAGAGCCTCCTACCCACGAAAAGAATGGAGTAggtgaagacgaagatgagggaGAAAGTTGGCTTTTGGTGCCTGATAGACGTAAAGATCTGTTTGGCTTTCTTTAG
- a CDS encoding mitochondrial carrier protein (similar to Beauveria bassiana ARSEF 2860 XP_008600552.1) has translation MARESDIENQNNQHEETPLLSNEQSGQQHEHNVEPQTKRSIRIGWRISWAIFGVVALTIFIKGWIDAGSDVKFDLKDALKRALGGGLSGAAAMVLQVLLLMPLRTIMNYQYRFGTSFTTATKTLYHDGGFGRYYQGLAAALIQGPLARFGDTAANAGILALLQSNSYLKHLPSPAKTVFASLSAAAFRMILTPIDTVKTTLQAQGSTGIDLLRQRFKKYGIATLWWGAFATAGATFVGHYPWFATYNFLTETIQEPPKSELLLWLLRLALIGFVASIVSDSVSNSLRVVKTYRQVNDTKVSYTDAVKLVVREDGIRGLLGRGLSTRILCNGLQGILFSILWKLFLDLWERKTNS, from the exons atggcTCGTGAAAGTGATATAGAGAATCAGAACAACCAGCATGAGGAGACTCCGTTGCTTAGCAATGAGCAATCGGGCCAGCAGCATGAACATAACGTCGAACCCCAAACCAAGAGGAGTATTCGGATCGGCTGGAGAATATCTTGGGCCATCTTTGGAGTTGTTGCGTTGACAATTTTCATCAAAGGCTGGATTGACGCCGGCAGCGATGTCAAA TTTGATCTCAAGGATGCGCTCAAAAGAGCACTTGGCGGCGGGCTCAGTGGCGCCGCAGCCATGGttcttcaagttcttctGCTAATG CCGCTTCGGACCATAATGAACTATCAATACCGTTTTGGAACGTCCTTCACCACCGCAACGAAAACCCTGTACCATGATGGTGGATTTGGTCGATACTACCAAGGGCTAGCAGCCGCTCTCATCCAAG GGCCGCTTGCTAGATTTGGAGACACGGCAGCGAATGCCGGAATCCTGGCACTGCTGCAATCAAATTCGTATTTGAAGCACTTGCCATCACCTGCAAAGACGGTCTTTGCCTCTCTCAG CGCCGCGGCATTCCGAATGATTCTCACGCCAATTGATACTGTAAAGACTACTctccaagctcaaggctctACTGGAATCGACCTACTACGGCAGCGTTTCAAGAAATACGGCATCGCAACACTCTGGTGGGGGGCTTTTGCGACAGCAGGAGCCACTTTTGTCGGACATTATCCTTGGTTTGCTACC TACAACTTCTTGACCGAAACGATCCAAGAGCCACCCAAGTCGGAGTTACTCTTATGGCTACTGCGTCTGGCCCTCATCGGATTTGTCGCGTCTATAGTTTCTGATTCTGTATCAAACTCACTAAGGGTGGTAAAAACGTACCGACAGGTCAATGACACCAAAGTTTCATACA CCGATGCTGTCAAGCTGGTGGTTCGAGAGGATGGGATTCGCGGGCTTCTCGGGAGGGGACTTTCCACAAGAATTTTGTGCAATGGTCTCCAAGGAATACTGTTTTCCATATTGTGGAAGCTGTTTCTTGATCT CTGGGAAAGAAAGACCAACTCCTGA
- a CDS encoding thiol protease (similar to Colletotrichum gloeosporioides Nara gc5 XP_007286427.1) — MGDIRLSTSDTASNDSKLLVVDPAALVKAILGQTAESVQNIQTDYDDLVEVSSKSPPMGGEKIRPDSPPKDVRVGVVNPYALAEALLGRKIEKHSMNAAQIISHLLQTDYDELFDMKYHSVLYAGLQLNEKENKAEKLHEKDLKLLKEHDLETPDLSIVQELKDLEKIGLKNMGEARVKMARLQNGKLCLVVNAHSLGKTISNKMVTHSINELVSPFRTSKGHWMPPNSSWRDMYDEFFEKVNNRMMSELIRFQIGKDKPRYAMRTFDDPTQGCTSNSWLIAALFSVVWSDPSAINRATRVYENKGEKKKLSIKFHDKGGHNNARTETVEVNYEVPISNSDNQPLYCRSSDGVDIWPSLYEKAFTKWITGDSSQRPDITQTHSGDPVKAMAQINGREPHYFKTDKHSHHDLLGIVRSNCANFKTISPMVAWTHATGHLFKGSNIVANHAYSILGYTMHGDKQYIMIRNPWGVTEPAGLTSYPGLLERVDPSMWYLASMLDQGGLFGIEPEAFKQCFAYMGVAKESNHHS; from the coding sequence ATGGGCGATATCCGGCTCTCGACATCTGACACAGCATCCAACGACTCCAAACTTCTTGTTGTCGATCCAGCTGCCCTTGTCAAGGCTATTCTTGGCCAGACCGCTGAAAGTGTCCAGAACATACAGACTGACTATGATGACCTTGTTGAAGTGAGCTCGAAATCACCGCCAATGGGAGGCGAAAAGATTCGCCCCGACTCTCCTCCCAAGGATGTAAGAGTCGGTGTGGTGAATCCATATGCCCTGGCGGAGGCTCTTCTCGGAAGGAAAATAGAAAAGCACTCAATGAATGCGGCGCAAATTATTTCACATCTTTTGCAGACTGATTACGATGAACTGTTTGATATGAAATACCACTCGGTGCTATACGCCGGGCTGCAACTCAATGAAAAGGAGAACAAGGCGGAAAAGCTGCATGAGAAGGACCTCAAACTTCTGAAGGAGCACGATCTTGAGACACCTGATCTTTCAATTGTTCAGGAGCTCAAGGATCTTGAGAAGATCGGACTGAAGAATATGGGTGAAGCGCGTGTTAAAATGGCACGCCTGCAAAACGGCAAGCTTTGtcttgttgtcaatgccCACTCTTTGGGCAAAACGATTTCCAACAAGATGGTAACCCACTCCATCAACGAGCTTGTTAGTCCATTTAGAACGTCCAAGGGGCATTGGATGCCGCCAAACAGCTCCTGGCGCGACATGTACGACGAATTCTTcgaaaaggtcaacaacAGAATGATGAGCGAACTTATCAGGTTCCAGATTGGCAAAGACAAGCCGAGATATGCCATGCGCACCTTTGACGATCCCACGCAGGGTTGTACCAGCAACAGCTGGCTGATTGCTGCGCTCTTCTCcgtcgtctggtctgatccTTCTGCCATCAACCGAGCAACCAGGGTCTACGAGAACaagggcgagaagaagaagctctcGATCAAGTTCCACGACAAGGGAGGTCACAATAACGCTCGCACAGAGACTGTTGAGGTGAATTACGAAGTTCCCATCAGCAACTCTGACAACCAGCCGCTATACTGCCGATCTAGCGACGGAGTAGACATTTGGCCATCCCTCTATGAGAAGGCATTCACCAAATGGATAACGGGTGATTCATCTCAGCGACCAGACATTACACAGACACACAGCGGTGATCCtgtcaaggccatggcaCAGATCAATGGCCGTGAACCGCATTACTTCAAGACTGACAAGCACTCGCACCACGACTTGCTCGGCATCGTCCGCAGCAACTGCGCCAACTTCAAGACCATCAGCCCCATGGTCGCCTGGACTCATGCCACCGGCCACTTGTTCAAGGGAAGCAACATTGTTGCTAACCATGCCTACTCCATCCTGGGCTACACCATGCACGGCGACAAGCAGTACATCATGATCCGTAACCCGTGGGGAGTCACCGAACCAGCTGGCTTAACTAGCTATCCGGGACTCCTGGAGCGTGTCGACCCATCCATGTGGTATCTTGCCTCGATGCTTGACCAGGGTGGATTGTTTGGTATTGAGCCCGAGGCGTTCAAGCAGTGTTTTGCGTACATGGGTGTTGCGAAGGAGTCGAACCACCATTCTTGA
- a CDS encoding DNA directed RNA polymerase domain-containing protein: MPREEYQVPTTGSTAVRGNTREDHSSRSVMTYICGDCGSNVSLGKDALVACPHCAGRVLYKERTKRMVQFEAR; the protein is encoded by the exons ATGCCCCGCGAGGAATACCAAGTCCCTACCACCGGGAGCACCGCCGTCCGCGGCAACACCCGCGAAGACCACAGCTCCCGCTCCGTCATGACCTACATCTGCGGCGACTGCGGATCGAACGTTTCCCTGGGCAAAGATGCGCTGGTTGCGTGCCCTCACTGCGCGGGGAGGGTGCTGTACAAGGAGAGAACAAAGCG AATGGTGCAGTTTGAAGCCCGATAA